TGCATAAGAGCCTGGCCCGCTCGGGTGGGGAAGGATGACCATGGATTGCCCCCGATTCCTGGAACTATTGCATCCCTGGTTGGATGGCGAACTCGATCTGGTGAATGCGCTGGAGATGGAAAGGCATTCCGATGGTTGCGGCGCCTGTTTGGCCGAAAGCGCGGCGCTGCGCGATCTCAAGGCGCGCCTTTCCCATGGCGCCCTGGCCTTCGCGGCCCCGCCGGGATTGGCCGCCCGGATACGCGCCTCCCTGCCCGTCGCTTCCCCCGCCTCCGTTCCCCCTGCTCTTCCGGCGTCGGATGGATCGGGCAGCAAAAGATGGAGGCCCTGGCATAGACCGCGCGCGAGGTTGGGCGCGGCCGGTCTCGTATCTGCTCTCCTCGCCTTGGCCCTAGGCTTCTGGGCTATGAATGCGGGCTTCCGCCGCGATGCCTTGGCCGGGGAAATGGTGGCCTGCCATGTCCGCTCGCTCCAAGCCGATCACCTATTCGATGTCGCCTCCACCGATCGGCATACCGTGAAACCCTGGTTCACGGGCAAGTTGGATTTCTCCCCGCCGGTGGCGGATTTTTCCGAAGAGGGTTTCCCCCTCGTCGGGGGAAGATTGGAATACCTCGGCGGGCATCCCGTGGCCGCCTTGGTCTATCGGAGGCATCTGCATGTCATCAACGTGTTCTGCTGGCCTGCCGCGAGCGGGGATAATGGCCGGGCAACGCCGAAAACGCTGCAGGGCTACCACGTCGTATTCTGGAGTCGGGATGGCTTTCGCTTGGGCGCCGTTTCCGATCTGAATGCGGAGGAGTTGGGCCAGTTCGTCGAACTGATGAAAAGATGAGGGGACGAGAACCAACGGAATCGGGAGGGAAGCGCGGGCCGCAACGCGTGCGGCCCGCGCCGGCTTTTACTTAGGCTGTACGGTCGGGTTCGGGATATTGTGGAGGGTGATGTGTTCAGTGGACGAATTCAGATCCCACTCCAAAGGCGTGTAGGAACATCCGCCGAAACCCCAATCGGTGTCGCTACCGGAAGCGAGCTTGCATTGGTCGTAGCCTTGGTTGGTGATCATGTCCTGGGTGACAATTTGCCCGACGACGTAGGGCCAGAGCAGTCGGTTCGGATTCGGGTGGGGGGCCTTAAGCGTCGCGTCGCTCATTCCCGTTTGACAGCCGCCGGCGATGCTGGGCGCAGGCGTCCCCGGGTCCGCGTTCGTGCTCCAATAGGATTCATCGCAGCGGGAAAACGTCCCTTCCTGGAAGCCGATGACCCCCGCGCGATTGGTGCCCGCTCCCATATCGATGACATTGCCCCGATAGATCATATAACGGATGGTCGAGGGGGTCGCCCCGTCATTATACGCGGCCCCGATGATGCCGCCTGCCGCAAATTGCCCGCGCACCGGGCCGACGACATTGATGCTGCGGACGTCCGCTCCCATCAGCGTCCCGATCAGGCCTCCGGCATCGACCTCGGATCCGGCGGGGATGGTGGGATTGACGTTCACGTTCGTGAAGACTTCGTAAATCCCGATGCGGGGATCATCGTTGAGGGTGATTGGCCCGTCGCTGCTGACCTTTCCGATGAATCCGCCCACGCTCCACCCGGATCCATTGACGGTCCCGGTGGCGTAGCATCTTTGGATCAGGCCACGGTTACCGCCGGCGAATCCCACCGCCATGCCCACGTCGGCCGCGGTGCTGGTCCCGGTTACAGTGCCGGTCACGTAGCTATTCGTCAGATGGGTGGCGTTCCACATGACGCCGACGATGGCTCCGACGATGGAAGAGCCTGAAACGGTCACGTTAGTCAGATGGATCCGGTTCAAGGTCGCGCCATCGGTTTGGCTGAAAAGGCCGGTATATTTCGTGCCGACGATGTGCAGGTTGTTGATCGTGTAAACGCCGCCGTCGAAACTTCCCGTGAAAGTGC
This region of Fibrobacterota bacterium genomic DNA includes:
- a CDS encoding anti-sigma factor, translating into MDCPRFLELLHPWLDGELDLVNALEMERHSDGCGACLAESAALRDLKARLSHGALAFAAPPGLAARIRASLPVASPASVPPALPASDGSGSKRWRPWHRPRARLGAAGLVSALLALALGFWAMNAGFRRDALAGEMVACHVRSLQADHLFDVASTDRHTVKPWFTGKLDFSPPVADFSEEGFPLVGGRLEYLGGHPVAALVYRRHLHVINVFCWPAASGDNGRATPKTLQGYHVVFWSRDGFRLGAVSDLNAEELGQFVELMKR